Genomic window (Chloroflexota bacterium):
TCAGGGACTCGGCCGGGAGTCGGTCTCGCTTTCGCTTACGGGGCTGTCACCCTCTACGGCTGGCCTTTCCATGCCACTTCTGCTAGCGAACCGATTTGTAACTCCCTGCGGGCAGTGCAGTGCACCGCGGGCCGGCCCTACAACACCCCGACTGCAACGGCTGCAACCTGTCACGCAACCGGGGTTTGGGCTCCTCCGCTTTCGCTCGCCACTACTCACGGAATGTCTGTCTACTCCTCGAGGTACTTAGATGTTTCAGTTCCCTCGGTTTCCTCGATCGACCTATGAATTCAGTCGAACGTACCCGGGCATTACCCCGGGTGGGTTTCCCCATTCGGACATCTCCGGGTGATAACGCTTGCTCGCAGCTCCCCGAAGCATTTCGTCGCCTGCCACGTCCTTCATCGGCTCTTGGCGCCAAGGCATCCACCGCACGCCCTTAGTAGCTTGACCTAACGCTCACGCGGCTAGCACGGTGCTGGCCGATGGCGTCGGTTCTCGCGCGGTTCTTTACCGCGCGAGGCGTTCGGATTTCATCCTCGACGAAATCGATGCTTCCAGTCTTCGGTTCTTAAGGTCGCGTCCGTCTCTCGTCGAGACGAAGCCTCAGCGTTATCCGCTGACCGATGAGCACAACGAGGGTCGCGCGCAGCGATCAGGGGATATGACTGTTGGGGCTTTTCACAACGATCGCGGGCCGACCACACCGGCCTTCCCGCGAGGGACGGATACTGTAGCACTCCGCGCGATTTAGGGTCAAGGAGACCAATCCTGACGCGATGGGCCTCATGAGGCTGGCGCCGGGGCGTGCCTGCTAGCCTGTGCCGCACCATGCCGTCTCGGACCCGATATGCCCGATCGGGCGACCTGCATATCGCATACCAGGTCGTCGGCGACGGACCGCGCGATCTGATCTTCGTCCCTGGCTGGGTCTCCAACGTCGAGGAGTGCTGGGAACAACCCGGTCTCGCCGCCTTCCTGGAACGGCTCGCCTCCTTTTCGCGCCTGATCCTGTTTGACAAGCGGGGCACCGGCCTCTCGGATCGTGTCTCCAATGACCGGCTGCCCACCCTCGAGGAGCGGATGGACGACGTCCACGCAGTGTTGGATGCGGCGGAATCCGAGCAGGCGGCGCTGTTCGGCCATTCCGAGGGCGGAAGCATGAGTGTTCTGTTCGCCGCCACCTACCCGCAACGGACGCGAGCGTTGGTCACGTTCGGCATGTTCGCCCGTCGCCGTCGCAGCCCAGACTACCCTTGGGCGCCGAGCGACACGGATCGTGCGGCGACCATCGAACAGATCGAGCGCGACTGGGTCACCGAGGACCTGGTCCGCCCGCTGGTCCCGAGCCGGTCGGATGACGCGGCCTTCCTGGGCCAGCTGGCCACGTATTATCGGCGCTCGGCCAGTCCCGGAGCAGCGGCCCAGTTGCTGCGCATGAACACGGAGATTGACGTGGGCGCCATCCTGGGGACCATTCGCGTCCCCACCCTCGTCCTGCATCGGACCGATGATCGGGATGCGCTGGTCGAGGAGGGCCGCTGGATCGCGGCGCGCATCCCGGCGGCGTCGTTCGTGGAGCTGCCCGGCGGCGATCACCTCTTCTGGGTGGGAGACAGTGATGCCGTGCTTGCCGAGATCGAGGCGTTCCTGACCGGCGTCCGTCCGGCGCCGGATCCCGACCGCGTGCTGGCCACGGTCCTGTTCACCGATGTGGTCGCGTCAACCGAGACGGCGGTGCGCCTCGGTGACCGCCGCTGGCGGGAGGCATTGGAGACGCATCGGGCCGAGGTTCGCAGTGCCCTGAGGCGCTGGCGCGGCGAGGAGATCGACACGGCTGGCGATGGCTTTCTCGCAATCTTCGACGGCCCAGCGCGTGGAGTGCGGTGCGCCCTGGCGATTCGCGACGGAGCCGGGCTCGCCGGGCTCCAAATCCGGGCCGGGCTGCACACCGGCGAGATCGAGCGGCATG
Coding sequences:
- a CDS encoding adenylate/guanylate cyclase domain-containing protein, translated to MPSRTRYARSGDLHIAYQVVGDGPRDLIFVPGWVSNVEECWEQPGLAAFLERLASFSRLILFDKRGTGLSDRVSNDRLPTLEERMDDVHAVLDAAESEQAALFGHSEGGSMSVLFAATYPQRTRALVTFGMFARRRRSPDYPWAPSDTDRAATIEQIERDWVTEDLVRPLVPSRSDDAAFLGQLATYYRRSASPGAAAQLLRMNTEIDVGAILGTIRVPTLVLHRTDDRDALVEEGRWIAARIPAASFVELPGGDHLFWVGDSDAVLAEIEAFLTGVRPAPDPDRVLATVLFTDVVASTETAVRLGDRRWREALETHRAEVRSALRRWRGEEIDTAGDGFLAIFDGPARGVRCALAIRDGAGLAGLQIRAGLHTGEIERHGEDVAGLAVHIGSRVMAAAGAGEVVASSTVKDLVAGSGIAFADRGTQVLKGVPDEWRLYTVL